The genomic DNA ATGCGGGAACGCGAAACCCAGCCTGCCGATAAAGCGGACGGAGCGAAGCCCAAGGACTTTAAGGAACTGATGCCGAAAGATAAATCCCAGGCCGCGGCGAAGGATGCGAACGCGAACAATATCGCGCATACCCGTACCGAAAAAGAAGCCGCCGCGCAGACCGCGAAAAACGGCGCGGAGATGCAGAACGCTAAAATCGACGCGAAGATCGAGGCCGGCCCTGTCGCGCGGCAGTACCAGACGTTCGCCAATTCCGTTTCCCGCGCGAATATGGAGTCCATCATGCAGGGCGTGGTCGGAAAGGCGGTGGTCGTGCTCCAGGACGGGCGAAGCGAGATGAAAATGAACCTCGTCCCGCCGGAACTCGGCAAGATGCGCCTGAGTTTCGAGCTCGAGCACGGCGAACTGGTCGGCAAGATAGTCGTATCCACGCAGGAAGCGAAGATGCTGTTCGACCAGAACCTCGGCAATCTCCAGCGCAACCTGCAGGACGCGGGGGTGAATGTCGCTTCGCTCGACGTCAGTCTCCAGCAGGGCGACGGCGAAAATCCCGAGCGGGCGGACGTCCCTTACGGCGCGGACGGCGGACTGAGCGCGGAAGCCGCGGCGGAGGCGGTATTCGAACCGTTCTCGATCTACGAATCGAGCCTCAACCTGATAGCATAATTGCCGTACAAGGCTAAAGTCCTTATGATTAGCCGCCAACCCGGGACAAGAAAGAAGGTTGGATAACAAACTAAGGAAAAAACAGGAGGAATCCATGTCGATAGACATTTCGATGTCCAAGACCGAGATCAACCAGGTCAACCAGAAGGTCAACGATTTCAACACCAAACTTCAGGCCACCCAGCAAATCGTGAGTAAGTCCGAATTAGGCGAGGGCGATTTCCTGAAAATCCTGATTACACAGTTAAAAACGCAGGATCCGACCAAGCCTATGGACGATAAGGAGTTCATCGGACAAATGACCCAGTTTACATCGTTGAAGCAGATGAACCGCCTGACCGACAACATGGTCAAGTTCACCGAGGGCTTCACGTTCACTAAGGCGGTCGCGTTAGTCAATAAAGAAATATCATGGATAGATGTGTTGGGCAAGCTCCAGACCGGCACTGTGGACAGCGTAAAGGTGAAGGCCGGGCTGACTTATCTCAACGTCGGCGGCAACGAGGTCACGATGGAGCAGATTACCGAGGTGCGGATGCCCGAGCAGGCTCCGTTAGCCGCAAGCGCCGCCGCGGTACTTCCGAAGCCCGCGGAGGTAGAAAAACCGGTTCAGCCGGT from Brevinematales bacterium includes the following:
- a CDS encoding flagellar hook-length control protein FliK is translated as MALDLFTQAIQTKHTEKPMFHEAGQTKKTDNFNGRDPVKAADKDQPKFGEVLEKVQNEKNGNSAEKQNETAKKEEVRGKAEEIQSKIAAMKDDPNSLPPEVLEKINAILNQLMAVLSPRQNAKHTQSETKPSDSMPVTNMLDMMKDLLARIDQMLESKPDAQTFMQTLASMEKEIAKMQTPVVKTPVDNSPVKAELNTENKLTNNPSPDKVKVVDMRERETQPADKADGAKPKDFKELMPKDKSQAAAKDANANNIAHTRTEKEAAAQTAKNGAEMQNAKIDAKIEAGPVARQYQTFANSVSRANMESIMQGVVGKAVVVLQDGRSEMKMNLVPPELGKMRLSFELEHGELVGKIVVSTQEAKMLFDQNLGNLQRNLQDAGVNVASLDVSLQQGDGENPERADVPYGADGGLSAEAAAEAVFEPFSIYESSLNLIA